A window of the Oceanithermus desulfurans genome harbors these coding sequences:
- a CDS encoding biotin--[acetyl-CoA-carboxylase] ligase has protein sequence MRPDALLLELDEAFTSGEALARRLGVSRVAVHKRVQRLQQAGYPVESGPRGYRLRPGAPAPRPLLRRYAGPLLDEVVYLAETTSTQDAARELAEAGAAEGALAVAERQTAGRGRRGRTWLSPTGGLYFSLVLRPELPLVALPLVSLAAGVALAEAAGVGGLKWPNDLLAPDGRKLAGVLVEADLRGEEVRYLVLGVGVNLEPPGLEGAAGLAEFGAAARADVLARFLAALEPLYLALPDPEPVRTAWRARSVTLGRSVRVHTPAGPKEGTAVDLEEDGSLVLKTPRGKRTRVSAGDVEWIGGFV, from the coding sequence ATGCGACCCGACGCGTTGTTGCTCGAGCTCGACGAGGCCTTCACCAGCGGCGAGGCGCTGGCCCGCCGCCTGGGCGTGAGCCGGGTGGCCGTGCACAAGCGGGTGCAGCGGTTGCAGCAAGCGGGGTACCCGGTGGAGTCGGGGCCGCGCGGCTACCGGCTCAGGCCGGGCGCACCGGCGCCGCGGCCGCTTTTGCGGCGCTACGCGGGGCCGCTTCTGGACGAGGTCGTCTACCTGGCCGAGACGACCTCCACCCAGGACGCCGCGCGCGAGCTCGCCGAGGCGGGCGCCGCGGAGGGCGCGCTGGCCGTGGCCGAGCGCCAGACCGCGGGCCGCGGCCGCCGCGGCCGCACCTGGCTGAGCCCCACGGGCGGCCTCTACTTCTCGCTGGTCCTGCGCCCCGAGCTGCCCCTGGTCGCGTTGCCGCTCGTCTCGCTGGCCGCGGGGGTGGCGCTGGCCGAGGCCGCCGGCGTGGGCGGCCTCAAGTGGCCCAACGACCTGCTCGCCCCCGACGGGCGCAAGCTCGCGGGGGTGCTCGTCGAGGCCGACCTGCGCGGCGAGGAGGTGCGCTACCTGGTGCTGGGGGTGGGGGTGAACCTCGAGCCCCCGGGCCTCGAGGGTGCGGCCGGGCTCGCCGAGTTCGGCGCCGCGGCGCGCGCCGACGTGCTGGCGCGCTTCCTGGCGGCGCTCGAGCCGTTGTACCTGGCCCTGCCCGACCCCGAGCCGGTGCGCACGGCCTGGCGGGCGCGCTCGGTCACCCTCGGGCGGTCGGTGCGGGTGCACACCCCGGCCGGCCCCAAGGAGGGCACGGCCGTGGACCTGGAAGAGGACGGTTCCCTGGTGCTCAAGACGCCGCGGGGCAAGCGGACCCGCGTGAGCGCGGGCGACGTGGAATGGATAGGAGGCTTCGTATGA
- a CDS encoding branched-chain amino acid ABC transporter substrate-binding protein, translated as MKRNLTASFALALLLLVLAACSGPGAPSGGNACPSPAEFDHAGCTFDDAGTTFGP; from the coding sequence ATGAAGCGAAACCTTACGGCGTCGTTCGCGCTGGCGCTGCTGTTGTTGGTGCTGGCCGCCTGCAGCGGCCCGGGCGCCCCGTCCGGCGGGAACGCCTGCCCCAGCCCGGCCGAGTTCGACCACGCTGGCTGCACCTTCGACGACGCCGGCACCACGTTCGGCCCCTAG
- a CDS encoding biotin transporter BioY, with protein sequence MNATTALVPSVFDLNTTSRRALAVALGAGFVALLAQVALPLPFTPVPVTLQTLGVLLAGAALGSRLGAQALLLYLAAGAAGLPVFAGGGAGVGWLAGPTGGYLLGFVAAAWLAGALVERFAADRRPLPAFLAMLAAGAAIYAFGLAGLAGWMALAGKTVSLPGLLALGFWPFALGDLLKAGLAAVLLPAAWKGLGRSGRI encoded by the coding sequence ATGAACGCAACGACGGCTTTGGTTCCTTCGGTCTTTGATCTGAACACGACTTCGCGGCGGGCGCTGGCGGTGGCGCTGGGTGCGGGCTTCGTGGCCCTGCTGGCGCAGGTGGCCCTGCCGCTGCCCTTCACCCCGGTGCCCGTCACCCTGCAGACGCTGGGCGTGCTGCTCGCCGGCGCGGCGCTGGGGAGCCGCCTGGGGGCGCAGGCCCTGCTGCTCTACCTGGCCGCGGGCGCGGCGGGGCTGCCCGTCTTCGCCGGCGGGGGCGCGGGGGTGGGCTGGCTCGCCGGCCCCACGGGCGGCTACCTGCTGGGCTTCGTCGCCGCGGCCTGGCTTGCGGGCGCCCTCGTCGAGCGCTTCGCCGCCGACCGCCGGCCGCTGCCGGCCTTTCTGGCCATGCTGGCGGCCGGCGCGGCGATCTACGCCTTCGGCCTCGCGGGCCTCGCCGGCTGGATGGCGCTCGCGGGGAAGACGGTCAGCCTGCCGGGATTGCTGGCGCTGGGGTTCTGGCCCTTCGCGCTCGGCGACCTGCTCAAGGCGGGGCTGGCGGCGGTGCTGCTGCCCGCGGCCTGGAAGGGGCTGGGCCGCTCGGGCAGAATCTAG
- a CDS encoding 1-acyl-sn-glycerol-3-phosphate acyltransferase, whose product MTEKNPPTWLQRLGRWLLRVTRWKPVMNLPDAPKFVAVGYPHTSNWDFFPALFWGWASGLPFKWIGKKELFPPLVGRLMLALGGIPVDRKNTRGFVGQMADYLKAPGAGVVVIAPDGTRKRAPYWRTGFYYMALEAGVPIALGYINYERREVGVGGWIEPTGDLEVDFAKMRAFYEEHGRGLYPEAHTPIVPRPREEPRPREEAEVSA is encoded by the coding sequence ATGACCGAGAAGAACCCCCCCACCTGGCTGCAGCGCCTGGGGCGCTGGCTGCTCCGTGTTACCCGCTGGAAGCCGGTGATGAACCTCCCCGACGCGCCCAAGTTCGTGGCCGTGGGGTACCCGCACACCTCGAACTGGGACTTCTTCCCCGCCCTCTTCTGGGGCTGGGCCTCGGGCCTGCCCTTCAAGTGGATCGGTAAGAAGGAGCTGTTTCCGCCCCTCGTTGGCCGCCTGATGCTGGCCCTGGGGGGCATTCCCGTGGACCGCAAGAACACCCGCGGCTTCGTGGGGCAGATGGCCGACTACCTGAAGGCGCCGGGGGCGGGCGTGGTCGTGATCGCGCCCGACGGCACCCGCAAGCGTGCGCCCTACTGGCGCACCGGGTTCTACTACATGGCCCTCGAGGCCGGCGTTCCCATCGCCCTCGGCTACATCAACTACGAGCGGCGCGAGGTGGGCGTCGGCGGCTGGATCGAGCCGACGGGCGACCTCGAGGTCGACTTTGCGAAGATGCGTGCCTTTTACGAAGAGCACGGCCGCGGCCTCTACCCCGAGGCCCACACCCCGATCGTGCCGCGTCCGCGCGAAGAGCCGCGGCCGCGCGAGGAAGCGGAGGTGAGCGCATGA
- a CDS encoding cysteine hydrolase family protein → MTVDVPEVPREEEVRLPAAETALIVVDMQNDFAHPDGALFVPDAEASIPRIRALLDKARAAGARVVFTQDWHAEDDPEFRIWPRHAVAGTWGAEIVRELTPLPDETRIQKLRYDAFYGTPLEHLLRLWGVKHVVVVGTVANICVLHTAGSAALRWFEVVLPEDGTSALAPFDLAAALRQVSFLYQGKVTTVEGVKFA, encoded by the coding sequence ATGACCGTGGACGTTCCCGAGGTTCCCCGCGAAGAAGAGGTGAGGCTGCCGGCCGCGGAGACGGCGCTCATCGTGGTGGACATGCAGAACGACTTCGCCCACCCCGACGGGGCGCTCTTCGTGCCCGACGCCGAAGCGTCGATCCCGCGGATCCGCGCGCTGCTAGACAAAGCGCGCGCGGCGGGGGCGCGCGTCGTCTTCACCCAGGACTGGCACGCCGAGGACGACCCCGAGTTCCGGATCTGGCCGCGGCACGCGGTGGCCGGGACCTGGGGGGCCGAGATCGTGCGCGAGCTCACCCCCCTTCCCGACGAGACCCGCATCCAGAAGCTGCGCTACGACGCCTTCTACGGCACCCCGCTCGAGCACCTGCTGCGTCTCTGGGGGGTGAAGCACGTGGTGGTGGTGGGCACCGTGGCCAACATCTGCGTGCTCCACACCGCCGGCTCGGCGGCGCTGCGCTGGTTCGAGGTGGTGCTGCCCGAAGACGGCACCAGCGCGCTCGCGCCCTTCGACCTGGCCGCGGCGCTGCGGCAGGTGAGCTTCCTCTACCAGGGCAAGGTGACGACGGTGGAGGGGGTGAAGTTCGCGTAG
- a CDS encoding DNA-3-methyladenine glycosylase family protein has protein sequence MHLSERTAHPEALAQLARDPVMARLIERHGPYRWGLHPVFPALVRAVVGQQLSNAVARTMFRRVQQATGLEPERLLALGEEGLRALGLARAKGRALEELARAQLEGYFAGLHTLSDEEAAARLVRLRGVGPWTAQMVLIFSLGRMDVWPTGDLGMVRQAERLYGLASRAEVEALGERFRPWRSAAAHYLWAETDA, from the coding sequence ATGCACCTCTCCGAACGCACCGCCCACCCCGAGGCGCTGGCGCAGCTGGCCCGGGATCCGGTGATGGCCCGGCTGATCGAGCGCCACGGCCCCTACCGCTGGGGGCTGCACCCGGTCTTTCCCGCGCTGGTGCGGGCCGTCGTGGGGCAGCAGCTCTCCAACGCGGTGGCGCGGACGATGTTCCGGCGGGTGCAGCAGGCGACGGGGCTCGAGCCCGAACGGCTGCTCGCGTTGGGCGAGGAAGGGCTGCGGGCGCTGGGCCTGGCCCGCGCCAAGGGGCGCGCCCTCGAGGAGCTGGCGCGGGCGCAGCTGGAGGGGTACTTCGCGGGGCTGCACACCCTGTCCGACGAAGAGGCGGCGGCCCGGCTGGTGCGGCTGCGCGGCGTCGGCCCCTGGACGGCGCAGATGGTGTTGATCTTCAGCCTCGGGCGTATGGACGTCTGGCCCACCGGCGACCTGGGGATGGTGCGCCAGGCCGAGCGGCTCTACGGCCTCGCGAGCCGCGCCGAGGTCGAGGCGCTGGGCGAGCGCTTCCGCCCCTGGCGTTCGGCGGCCGCCCACTACCTCTGGGCCGAGACCGACGCCTGA
- a CDS encoding c-type cytochrome: MDYSWIQIAVAAVFLSVVITLVLSRGYGWLSPTFWRNAAVVSSLIMLFILMWLTFDTTEKVRPGASQVPTWTVINHEIGLTWNEEKRRQVPVIGEQTGFFGKVYSPEEAFALVNKGKMTLQSRNCMECHQILGNGAYYAPDLTRAWLDPWWEERVMPMVGAKTHEEAMKVWLMNPEKYPQGQRRMPNLHFTDEEATALVAFLKWMSAIDTNGFPPRFGVAQ, encoded by the coding sequence ATGGACTACAGCTGGATTCAGATCGCGGTCGCGGCCGTGTTCCTTTCGGTCGTGATCACCCTGGTGCTGAGCCGGGGCTACGGCTGGCTCTCGCCCACCTTCTGGCGCAACGCCGCGGTGGTGAGCAGCCTGATCATGCTCTTCATCTTGATGTGGCTCACCTTCGACACCACCGAAAAGGTGCGGCCGGGCGCGAGCCAGGTGCCCACCTGGACCGTGATCAACCACGAGATCGGCCTCACCTGGAACGAGGAGAAGCGCCGCCAGGTCCCGGTGATCGGCGAGCAGACCGGCTTCTTCGGCAAGGTCTACTCCCCCGAGGAGGCCTTCGCCCTGGTCAACAAGGGCAAGATGACGCTGCAGAGCCGCAACTGCATGGAGTGCCACCAGATCCTGGGTAACGGCGCCTACTACGCGCCCGACCTGACCCGGGCCTGGCTCGACCCCTGGTGGGAAGAGCGGGTAATGCCCATGGTGGGTGCCAAGACCCACGAGGAGGCCATGAAGGTCTGGCTGATGAACCCCGAGAAGTACCCCCAGGGCCAGCGCCGCATGCCTAACCTGCACTTCACCGACGAAGAGGCGACCGCGCTGGTGGCCTTCCTCAAGTGGATGTCCGCCATCGACACCAACGGCTTTCCCCCGCGCTTCGGGGTGGCTCAGTAA
- a CDS encoding cbb3-type cytochrome c oxidase subunit I encodes MSTFAHRQPGELYESQKLAIWYFVVAIALFGAQIIFGLLLAYQYIDPNFLYQKLSFMTNRTVHLNAMIVWLLVGMMGGVYWFLPIETGREVVGIKLAKFIWWVIVGGVGVVVLVYLLVQIGPGTAFTLWFINEGREYIEAPRWADFAIVAWVAVFLFNVVATTLAARRITGLLGVLIFDLVALGALYTAGMHYTVNVTMDQYLWWWVVHLWVEATWEVLVGVVMGWSLMYLLGTPRKLIETWLFLEVALVFGTGILGLGHHYFWIGTPEYWIGLGGFFSALEPLPLVAMVVHAVYDAGAHRLHTINKPAMMWAVTQAFGNFIGAGVWGFMQTLPQVNMYSHGTQLAAAHGHFAFFGAYVGTVLTLVYIAVQNIGKRVQIPLGSKLWPWAWGLLVFGIIGIVASFTISGFAQTMIERAELGSTWNAYIKSYTHPWYTNTHWWRFWMGMLFFLGYVLLVWDLLTIGRRRTANAAEGAHD; translated from the coding sequence GTGAGCACGTTTGCACACCGCCAACCTGGCGAGCTCTACGAGTCGCAGAAGTTGGCCATCTGGTACTTCGTGGTGGCCATTGCGCTCTTCGGGGCTCAGATTATCTTCGGGCTGCTCCTGGCCTATCAGTACATCGATCCCAACTTCCTCTATCAGAAGCTGTCGTTCATGACCAACCGTACCGTCCACCTCAACGCCATGATCGTCTGGCTGCTGGTGGGCATGATGGGCGGGGTCTACTGGTTCCTGCCCATCGAGACCGGACGTGAGGTCGTCGGCATCAAGCTGGCGAAGTTCATCTGGTGGGTGATCGTCGGCGGCGTCGGCGTCGTCGTTCTCGTCTACCTGCTCGTCCAGATCGGTCCGGGCACCGCCTTCACCCTCTGGTTCATCAACGAGGGGCGCGAGTACATCGAAGCGCCCAGATGGGCCGACTTCGCCATCGTGGCCTGGGTGGCCGTCTTCCTCTTCAACGTGGTGGCCACCACGCTGGCCGCTCGCCGTATCACCGGCCTGCTGGGCGTGCTGATCTTCGACCTGGTGGCCCTGGGCGCGCTCTACACCGCGGGCATGCACTACACCGTCAACGTCACCATGGACCAGTACCTCTGGTGGTGGGTCGTGCACCTGTGGGTGGAGGCCACCTGGGAGGTGCTCGTCGGCGTGGTGATGGGCTGGAGCCTGATGTACCTGCTGGGCACCCCGCGCAAGCTGATCGAGACCTGGCTCTTCCTCGAGGTGGCCCTCGTCTTCGGCACCGGCATCCTCGGCCTCGGGCACCACTACTTCTGGATCGGCACTCCCGAGTACTGGATCGGCCTTGGCGGGTTCTTCTCGGCGCTCGAGCCCCTGCCGCTCGTGGCCATGGTGGTCCACGCCGTCTACGACGCCGGCGCCCACCGCCTGCACACCATCAACAAGCCCGCGATGATGTGGGCCGTCACCCAGGCCTTCGGCAACTTCATCGGCGCCGGCGTCTGGGGCTTCATGCAGACCCTGCCGCAGGTCAACATGTACTCCCACGGCACCCAGCTGGCGGCGGCGCACGGCCACTTCGCCTTCTTCGGGGCTTACGTAGGCACGGTGCTGACGCTCGTCTACATCGCCGTGCAGAACATCGGCAAGCGGGTGCAGATCCCGCTGGGCTCCAAGCTCTGGCCGTGGGCCTGGGGACTCTTGGTCTTCGGCATCATCGGCATCGTCGCCTCCTTCACCATCTCCGGCTTCGCGCAGACGATGATCGAGCGCGCCGAGCTGGGCAGCACCTGGAACGCCTACATCAAGTCCTACACCCACCCCTGGTACACCAACACCCACTGGTGGCGCTTCTGGATGGGGATGCTCTTCTTCCTCGGTTACGTGCTGCTGGTCTGGGACCTGCTGACCATCGGCCGCAGGCGGACGGCGAACGCCGCGGAGGGCGCGCATGATTAG
- a CDS encoding carbohydrate kinase family protein produces the protein MAESLDVLALGDFAWDVLIHTDAPLAPGGDTFGQVELQPGGSAANVAVWARRCGARAGFVGKIGRDRFGELARENLAEEGVEARLSETSSRPTGVVAVWVDHTGQRSMVSGQGADFLLTEADLPTDLESANHLHLTGWSLFTDPPRKAALSAARRAKAAGRTLSLDPASFQLIEEAGPSAFVRMTAALDLDVVFPNYDEGRILTGERDPEAMARRLAELYPSAVVALKLDAKGALVGKDGRFTHLPPTPDRATDATGAGDAFAGAFLARWARGQGPEEAARFAVVVSGWVVARRGARPPLDARMKEHCGVS, from the coding sequence ATGGCCGAATCCCTCGACGTGCTGGCCCTGGGCGACTTCGCCTGGGACGTGCTCATTCACACCGACGCGCCGCTTGCCCCCGGGGGCGACACCTTCGGTCAGGTGGAGCTGCAGCCCGGCGGCAGCGCCGCCAACGTGGCCGTCTGGGCGCGGCGTTGCGGCGCCCGAGCGGGTTTCGTGGGCAAGATCGGGCGCGACCGGTTCGGGGAGCTGGCCCGCGAGAATCTGGCCGAGGAGGGGGTGGAAGCCCGGCTCAGCGAGACCTCGAGCCGGCCCACCGGGGTGGTGGCCGTCTGGGTGGACCACACCGGACAGCGTTCGATGGTCTCGGGGCAGGGAGCCGACTTTCTGCTCACCGAAGCCGACCTGCCCACCGATCTGGAGAGCGCGAACCACCTGCACCTCACCGGCTGGTCGCTCTTTACCGATCCGCCGCGTAAGGCGGCCCTGAGCGCGGCGAGGCGCGCCAAGGCCGCCGGGCGCACGCTCTCGCTCGACCCCGCCTCGTTCCAGCTCATCGAGGAGGCGGGCCCCTCCGCCTTCGTGCGCATGACGGCCGCCCTCGACCTTGACGTGGTCTTTCCCAACTACGACGAAGGCCGCATCCTCACCGGCGAACGCGACCCCGAGGCCATGGCGCGCCGCCTCGCCGAGCTCTATCCCAGCGCCGTCGTCGCCCTGAAGCTCGACGCCAAGGGCGCGCTCGTGGGCAAAGACGGGCGCTTCACCCACCTGCCCCCCACCCCCGACCGGGCCACCGACGCCACCGGCGCGGGCGACGCCTTCGCCGGCGCCTTCCTGGCGCGCTGGGCTCGGGGGCAGGGGCCGGAGGAGGCGGCCCGCTTCGCCGTGGTGGTCTCCGGCTGGGTGGTGGCGCGGCGCGGGGCCCGGCCGCCGCTGGACGCGCGCATGAAGGAGCACTGCGGTGTTTCGTGA
- a CDS encoding branched-chain amino acid ABC transporter substrate-binding protein — protein MKRKFAASFALVLLLLALAACGGSGSGGNGGGGGSACPSPAEFDHSGCTFDDAGTLFGP, from the coding sequence ATGAAGCGGAAATTTGCGGCGTCGTTCGCGCTGGTGCTGCTGCTTTTGGCGCTGGCGGCCTGCGGCGGAAGCGGTAGCGGCGGAAATGGCGGCGGAGGCGGGAGCGCCTGCCCCAGCCCAGCCGAGTTCGACCACTCCGGCTGTACCTTCGACGATGCCGGTACCCTGTTCGGACCCTAG
- a CDS encoding SDR family NAD(P)-dependent oxidoreductase, which produces MNPDAREDLLGLTGRVVMITGAGRGYGRAIAHAYGRNRATVVAVDPDVELATAVASEVEALGATAIPIRGDMSVGLDVATTFGKIEELYGMLDGIVHVAQTVSQTPFVELLESEWYDLLNADVKSSLYTLQHGLKYLAGGGFVVVVMPPADNSEPHVASIRGAMRGLIEGSTRVFPKTVRVNGVVPSREAAGEEYDLPLARAVVALGSTVSEGIHGEVIGVELPQPPQPPELYDILSELP; this is translated from the coding sequence ATGAACCCCGACGCCCGCGAAGACCTGCTGGGGCTCACCGGCCGGGTGGTGATGATCACCGGGGCCGGCCGCGGCTACGGCCGCGCCATCGCCCACGCCTACGGGCGTAACCGGGCGACCGTCGTCGCCGTCGACCCCGATGTGGAGCTGGCCACCGCGGTGGCCTCGGAGGTGGAGGCGCTGGGGGCGACGGCGATCCCCATCCGCGGCGACATGTCCGTGGGCCTCGACGTGGCCACCACCTTCGGCAAGATCGAGGAGCTCTACGGGATGCTCGACGGCATCGTCCACGTGGCCCAGACGGTCAGCCAGACCCCCTTCGTCGAGCTGCTCGAGAGCGAGTGGTACGACCTGCTCAACGCCGACGTGAAGTCGAGCCTCTACACTTTGCAGCACGGGCTCAAGTACCTGGCCGGGGGCGGGTTCGTCGTCGTCGTCATGCCCCCCGCCGACAACTCCGAGCCCCACGTAGCCTCGATCCGCGGGGCGATGCGGGGCCTGATCGAGGGTTCGACCCGGGTCTTCCCCAAGACGGTGCGGGTCAACGGCGTGGTGCCCAGCCGCGAGGCCGCCGGCGAGGAGTACGACCTGCCGCTGGCGCGGGCGGTGGTGGCGCTGGGCTCCACCGTTTCCGAGGGCATCCACGGCGAGGTCATCGGCGTCGAGCTGCCCCAGCCGCCGCAGCCGCCCGAGCTCTACGACATCCTCAGCGAGCTGCCCTAG
- a CDS encoding PIG-L deacetylase family protein gives MKRRLVAGLFLIALLLAAVVNAPSWLQYAYAWWGRAHVEGLPQAAAPGSGERVLVLAPHPDDEVLCCGGLLRRAQQAGAEVYIVWMTSGDGFEMDELVLDHGRRPRPEGLRALGERRMQEARAAAAQLGVPQQNLFFLGYPDRGLRHLFLENFYVPYRSPYTRLDAVAYPGTLNPGTPYTGEALERDLAAVFARVDPTRVYLPSPRDAHPDHQATSYFAQRVAGRSGRIGRLRYWIVHGGLEWPLPKGYHPGLALEPAPRGRGLAWRRFPLTAAEVQTKHAATLAHKSQLDVLSRFMLAFVRTNELFSPTPFPEPGRYPVP, from the coding sequence GTGAAGCGCCGACTCGTCGCCGGACTGTTCCTGATCGCGCTGCTGCTCGCGGCCGTCGTCAACGCCCCCTCCTGGTTGCAGTACGCCTACGCCTGGTGGGGCCGGGCGCACGTCGAGGGGCTGCCGCAGGCCGCCGCGCCCGGTTCCGGCGAGCGGGTGCTGGTGCTGGCCCCCCACCCCGACGACGAGGTGCTCTGCTGCGGCGGCCTGCTGCGGCGCGCGCAGCAGGCCGGTGCGGAGGTGTACATCGTCTGGATGACGAGCGGCGACGGCTTCGAGATGGACGAGCTGGTGCTCGACCACGGACGGCGGCCGCGCCCGGAGGGCCTGCGCGCCCTCGGCGAACGGCGCATGCAGGAGGCGCGCGCCGCGGCGGCGCAGCTGGGGGTGCCGCAGCAGAACCTCTTCTTCCTGGGCTACCCCGACCGCGGCCTGCGCCACCTCTTCCTCGAGAACTTCTACGTGCCCTACCGCTCGCCCTACACCCGCCTCGACGCGGTCGCGTACCCGGGGACCCTGAACCCGGGAACCCCCTACACCGGGGAGGCGCTCGAGCGCGACCTCGCCGCCGTCTTTGCCCGGGTCGACCCCACCCGCGTCTACCTGCCCTCGCCCCGTGACGCCCACCCCGACCACCAGGCCACCTCGTACTTCGCCCAGCGGGTGGCGGGGCGCAGCGGGAGGATCGGGCGGCTGCGCTACTGGATCGTCCACGGGGGTCTGGAGTGGCCGTTGCCCAAGGGCTACCATCCGGGGCTGGCGCTCGAGCCCGCGCCGCGCGGCAGGGGGCTGGCCTGGCGCCGCTTCCCGCTCACCGCCGCCGAGGTGCAGACCAAGCACGCGGCCACGCTGGCCCACAAGAGCCAGCTCGACGTGCTCTCGCGCTTCATGCTCGCCTTCGTACGCACCAACGAGCTCTTCTCCCCCACGCCCTTCCCCGAACCCGGCCGCTACCCCGTCCCCTGA
- the nrdR gene encoding transcriptional regulator NrdR — protein MNCPYCGSEGTRVVDSRPSDQGLAIRRRRECAACGRRFTTYERPQLEPLMVRKRSGVQEAFNPDKLLRGLLLACEKRPVDTEVLKRFAYRFEDQIDAPEISTEAIGKRAMAFLRELDEVAYIRFASVYREFDSVERFIEEIQRLGGEGEP, from the coding sequence ATGAACTGCCCCTACTGCGGCTCCGAAGGCACGCGGGTCGTCGACTCGCGCCCCTCCGACCAGGGGCTGGCCATCCGCCGCCGCCGCGAGTGCGCCGCCTGCGGCCGCCGCTTCACCACCTACGAGCGACCCCAGCTCGAGCCGCTGATGGTGCGCAAGCGCTCCGGGGTGCAGGAGGCCTTCAACCCCGACAAGCTGCTGCGGGGGCTGCTGCTCGCCTGCGAGAAGCGCCCGGTCGATACCGAGGTGCTCAAGCGTTTCGCCTACCGCTTCGAAGACCAGATCGACGCCCCCGAGATCAGCACCGAGGCGATCGGCAAACGCGCCATGGCCTTTCTGCGCGAGCTCGACGAGGTGGCCTACATCCGCTTCGCCAGCGTCTACCGCGAGTTCGACAGCGTGGAGCGTTTCATCGAGGAGATCCAGCGGCTGGGAGGCGAGGGCGAGCCCTAG
- a CDS encoding tetratricopeptide repeat protein: protein MRIRPLALLLLLFAPVLAQAPAPRVLLQLGEFEAAWTQGRGAERLGDLAAAAEAANLIAQYRAKSDAERRAWLERAQETARRAIRLFPDAAEGYYQLAHAQAEVIRFVGVLAKLGLASEIKRNLERALELDAGHARAVMGLALWHLQLAKRGFGWLYGASLGEVVPLFEWAVTLEPDSVEIRKNYGFALMQLGRPEAARKQLEAALALPVKSVPDRLHHDRAAELLRELERP, encoded by the coding sequence ATGCGTATCCGTCCGCTCGCGCTGCTGCTCCTGCTCTTCGCCCCGGTCCTGGCCCAGGCGCCCGCTCCGCGGGTGCTGCTCCAGCTCGGCGAGTTCGAGGCCGCCTGGACCCAGGGTCGGGGCGCGGAGCGGCTGGGCGACCTCGCCGCCGCCGCCGAAGCGGCCAACCTGATCGCCCAGTACCGCGCAAAGAGCGACGCAGAGCGGCGGGCGTGGCTCGAGCGCGCCCAGGAAACCGCGCGCCGCGCCATCCGGCTCTTCCCCGACGCCGCCGAGGGCTACTACCAGCTGGCCCACGCCCAGGCCGAGGTGATCCGCTTCGTGGGCGTGCTCGCCAAACTCGGCCTCGCCAGCGAGATCAAGCGCAACCTCGAGCGCGCGCTCGAGCTCGACGCGGGCCACGCCCGCGCGGTGATGGGCCTGGCGCTCTGGCACCTGCAGCTCGCCAAGCGCGGCTTCGGCTGGCTCTACGGCGCTTCGCTGGGCGAGGTGGTGCCGCTCTTCGAGTGGGCCGTGACCCTTGAGCCCGACAGCGTCGAGATCCGCAAGAACTACGGCTTCGCGCTGATGCAGCTGGGCCGGCCCGAGGCCGCCCGCAAGCAGCTCGAAGCGGCGCTCGCGCTGCCGGTGAAAAGCGTCCCCGACCGCCTGCACCACGACCGTGCGGCAGAACTGCTGCGCGAGCTGGAACGCCCCTGA
- a CDS encoding antibiotic biosynthesis monooxygenase family protein, translating to MFVTINRIPVNPEFAAAFEARFQDRARAVDEAPGFVRNLVLRPADPATQPYLVQTFWESREAFEAWVQSPAFREGHARAGSLPREAFRGANELETFEVLSDSVRP from the coding sequence ATGTTCGTTACCATCAACCGGATTCCGGTCAACCCCGAGTTCGCCGCGGCCTTCGAGGCCCGCTTCCAGGACCGCGCCCGCGCCGTGGACGAAGCCCCCGGCTTCGTGCGCAACCTGGTGCTCAGGCCCGCCGACCCCGCCACCCAGCCCTACCTGGTGCAGACCTTCTGGGAGAGCCGCGAGGCCTTCGAGGCCTGGGTGCAGAGCCCGGCCTTCCGGGAGGGGCACGCCCGCGCCGGTTCGCTGCCGCGCGAGGCGTTCCGCGGCGCGAACGAGCTCGAGACCTTCGAGGTGCTTTCCGACAGCGTCCGGCCCTGA